The genomic interval CTCGCTCGCTCCGCTTTTTTGCGAAACATCAATCTGCTGGCAACCGCGCACCGACGCATCACAGGCTGGACCGTTGTCGCCGAGACATCCACATCTCCGGAAATGATTCAGTCACTCGCCGGAGACTTGTTGGCGGAAACACCCCACGAAATCAAAAAACTGGTCGCCGACCAAATCAAATCCCGGCGAGTCAGTGAGCGAACCAACGTCCGTGAACTTTGGTTCGACATGTATGATGTTGTCGCGAAAGCACAAACCGAATCCCGACGCGACAAATCTTTTGGAGAGCTGTAAACCATGGCGGTACGTTTGAATGTGGTCATGGTGCAAAGCCCACCTCCCCTACCCGGCGCATCCGTGATCGCGGAAACGTTGGTCGGCGAACTGATCGGACGCCCAGGCATCGATCTGATTCTGGTGGAACGTCTGGACCGAATCACAGAGTCCTCCACCGACCATCTGACCCTCCATTCTTTGCAAGGAGACGTGGCGGTGTTGGATTGGTCGTCCGCCGCAGAACAACAAACGGCACTCGCCCAAATCGGGATCCCGTTGCGAGTGGCACCACATTCCCTGGCTTCAGATTCCCCGGAGCCTGATTCGAACCGGTCCGTCCCTGCCACGGTCAACGGTTCGCGTCGCCTCTACGGGTTTGACTTGTCCACTGTCCAGAACGCCGACCGCGTGATCAAGGCACTGCTGGAGTTACAGCAAACACGCTCGGTGAAAACGTTCTCACTGGGAAACATTCCAGTGATTCAGAAAACAGCGCCGCAGAAAACATCGGACGCGACAGCGAACACGTCACCCGCGTCTTCCAAGATTTCCGCGGCCACGACTCAGTCGCCCCACTCGCCATCCAATCGCAAGTCAAACGCCAATCACCCAACGAGCACCAGTCGTCCTTCAAACGACGACGAGTCCTTGGATCGGCTCTTGGATGAACTGGATGAGCTTGACGTCTGACCGGCGTAGTGGACGAGGTCACGAGTCCCGACCAGCGTCACGGATTGATCGTGAGTTGCTATCGAGGGAACTTGGGCGAATCAAACCCCTGCGCGCTCAATCCGCTGTCGGCGACAAACAATCGGCCCGCATTGGGGCATGCCTGTTGATCCGCGGGGCTCATGTTTTCCACCGCCGTGGTGATCACGAGTTGCAAACTGCCGTCATGTTTCACCAGCGCCGGACAAGTGTTTTGAGGTGACCCTGCGGTACGCCACGTCGCCCGCAATTCACCGCTGGCCAAGTCATACAACCGTGTTTCGCCGTGATCGGCAACGGACGGCAGGAACATGGACACGATCAATCCTGCTGCATCGGGGGTCAAGATCGCACCGTCTGGGACCGCCGGATCGTCGGTCAAGTCCAGCACAACGACCGCGTCAGTCAGTGTGCCCGCGTCGATGTCCAACTCGTATCGAACGACCGTTCGTGTCGGCGAATCGATGTCGATCAAGTTCAGCTTTCCGTCGATCATCATCGTCGCCTTTCCGTTGCTGCAAATCTGATCATCGCGCAAGCGGATCAGCTTCGCGTCTCGGCCGCGATACAGATACAAACCGGCTTTCTTCGTTGCGAACTCGAGGTCTTTGGTGCCAAAGACCAGATTGTCTTCGATCATCAGGCCATCGTTGATGATCGTATTCTCGACGTCGGCATCGACTCCTTCGCAAAAGACATCCCAACTGCCATCCGCCGTGTCAAAGATTCCCAGGGATCGCTCGCAACCGACAACGAACTTGCCATTGGATTGACAGGGAAACGCAAACCCTGGGCGTCCGGGCAACTCAAACGACCGGTTTTCGCCCGTCCGCAGATCCAGCAGGTTGACGCTGCCGTGTCGGGCGTTGGCGCCGTGTTGGATGCCGACCCAGGACAAGACGCTCTCGGAGTACTGGTACGGGCCTTCCGGCAGGAATCGCAATTCGCTGGTTGCAGGGACGTCCAACGGGCGGGCTTCGTAGGTCTGGCTCACGTGAGCATGCTCCAATAAAACGGTGAAAACGGACAGGCAACCGACAGTGTAGAAGCCACGGCTTTTTGCTGAAACCGGGTGCCGATGCGAGCCCTCGTCCGTCGTGACGGAGGGCTGCCCAGTGGTTGACGATCGATCTATCATGACCGAGTTGAATATCGCTACCCGAGCCCCGAGAGCCGTTTCGTGTCATTGAGCATCATGCGTCGTTTTGTCTTCTGCGCCGGTCATCGCCTGGTGGGACACGAAGGCAAATGCCAGAATTTGCACGGTCACAACTACGTCGTGGAAGTCTATGTGACAGGAGCAGAGCAAGACGCGGTGGGGCGGATCTTGGATTTCAAATTGCTCAAGCAACGCGTCAACGGTTGGCTGGACGACCACTGGGACCACACCTTCATTTTGTGGGACCAAGACGAAAACGGTCTGGCCGCGATCCGCTCATCGCAACCCCACCGGATCTATGAGCTTGATTGCAACCCGACAGCCGAAAACATGGCGATCCATTTCTTGGAAAAAATCTGCCCCGTGATCCTCGACGGCACCGGAGCAACTGCTTTCAAGGTGCGGTTATGGGAAAGCGAAGAAACCTGCGCAGAGGTCGAACTGAATCGCCAAAAACCGACCAACCCGGTAACCCCGTAACCCGATCGTTTAACGACAAGCCGCAGGCGCAATCGCCACCACCAACCGTCCCACACCGCACGTATCCCCACCGTAGGAGCCAACGCCGCAATCCCATCAGGGGCTGACAAAGTTGTACAGTTCGATGTCGGCTTCACCGCTGCCACTGAGGTATCCACTCGGTCCGACGGAGATCAATTCACGGGTCTTGAACTCATCGTAATCCTTGCCCGACTCTTTGCCTTGTGCCCAAATAGAGAACCGATCGCCATGGATTTGCTTGCCGTCGAACGTCAGCAATGACGCTTCACCGGGCGCGAATTCAAATACCGCTGCTTGACCCGCCGGCGGATACCAGCGTGTTTGGCCATCGGATCCTTTGACGCGATAGCGAACCATCACTTGCAAATCTTCACCGGTTCGATTGGCAATCTTCAACAGCTTGGAAGAGTATTTGACAAAGGC from Stieleria varia carries:
- a CDS encoding SMP-30/gluconolactonase/LRE family protein, whose translation is MSQTYEARPLDVPATSELRFLPEGPYQYSESVLSWVGIQHGANARHGSVNLLDLRTGENRSFELPGRPGFAFPCQSNGKFVVGCERSLGIFDTADGSWDVFCEGVDADVENTIINDGLMIEDNLVFGTKDLEFATKKAGLYLYRGRDAKLIRLRDDQICSNGKATMMIDGKLNLIDIDSPTRTVVRYELDIDAGTLTDAVVVLDLTDDPAVPDGAILTPDAAGLIVSMFLPSVADHGETRLYDLASGELRATWRTAGSPQNTCPALVKHDGSLQLVITTAVENMSPADQQACPNAGRLFVADSGLSAQGFDSPKFPR
- a CDS encoding 6-pyruvoyl trahydropterin synthase family protein — encoded protein: MRRFVFCAGHRLVGHEGKCQNLHGHNYVVEVYVTGAEQDAVGRILDFKLLKQRVNGWLDDHWDHTFILWDQDENGLAAIRSSQPHRIYELDCNPTAENMAIHFLEKICPVILDGTGATAFKVRLWESEETCAEVELNRQKPTNPVTP